A window of Komagataella phaffii GS115 chromosome 1, complete sequence contains these coding sequences:
- a CDS encoding Metal resistance protein YCF1, protein MNSLDFIADSVQHLFEQTSMNILPSSGLNSGSLQNESLPVTCSWGCFDEEGWGPMSPYSDLTTCFINGALINFSSLFLVLVGGYQLVALRRSRTTNTNIDWTLPLKLVLISFQIILNVNLAANYFYESVDFKHDIKFVTPVFSSVALIVALFAHYVEVFKTSVPLGSLLFYWLFTFVSGCFNLGNLIVRSNYANPTLVTTVFTIVIALILLILESAFPIRPASPAGYEIFYPLSPFDTAHVFSRITFQWMSGLMKKGHESFLGEDDLPPLPKYLTAKMTSEKFNYNWTHQLRTKKDQLSLTWALAKSFGAPFLVGGIFKACQDILAFTQPQLLRILIKFVNDYNDGNGTVPLTKGFMIVISMFLVSIVQTGCLHQYFQRAFDMGMKIKTALTSSIYSKSLTLSNEEKSKYATGDIVNLMSVDTQRLQDLVQNIQIIWSGPFQIILCLFSLHGLVGNSMWMGVVIMIIMIPLNGALAKYQKKLQKIQMKNKDQRTRIVSEILNNIKSLKLYGWESPYKERLTYVRNEKELKNLKKMGIFQAFSTFTWSCAPFLVSCSTFAVFVLTNKNSPLTTDIVFPALALFNLLSFPLAVIPMVITSIVEAQVAISRLTKFLTGSELQNDSVIRLPRSKKVGETVVRIKSGQFLWCREPYKVALKDVNFAARKGELSCIVGKVGAGKSSLIRSILGDLYKSEGTVIIRGSVAYVSQVPWIMNGSIKENILFGCKYEPEFYKKTLEACALDTDLSILTDGDATQVGEKGISLSGGQKARLSLARAVYARADVYLMDDVLSAVDEHVGKHITTHVLGPSGLLSSKCRILATNNINVLKHSSHVSLIQEGSIIEEGNYQTVVSNSSSKLSVLIKEFSKAASSTDNSGTNSTAEVTPVPSQLGISKSVSDTVSLRRASLESFSKSTSNNLDEESKQKINKEHHEQGQVKFNVYKVYANACNPKAVCFLLFLIILAMFTSVLGNIWLKHWSEVNTEYGGNPNIALYLGIYFALGIASSLLSLLKTAMQWIYCTISGSKYLHKTMTDSVFRAPMEFFETTPIGRILNRFSSDIYKVDEILGRVFEQFFTNAVKVFFTVAVICYSTWQFIFMILPILMLYVYYQQYYLRTSRELRRLDSVSRSPIFAHFQETLTGTSTIRAYNQLDRFRYMNQSKVDFNISAYHPAISANRWLAVRLEFLGSVIILGASGLSIFTLKSGGITAGMVGLSVSYALQITQSLNWIVRMTVEVETNIVSVERIIEYSTLKSEAPAIIEDNRPPKDWPFEGKIEFKNYSTRYREGLDLVLKDINVSINPKEKIGIVGRTGAGKSSLTLALFRIIEAAQGSIWIDGIDTSKIGLEDLRHKLSIIPQDSQVFAGTLRENLDPTNQYSDDEIWKAIELAHLKPLVISMAEGDATGLEVRLAEGGSNLSVGQRQLICLARALLIKSHILVLDEATAAVDVETDQVLQETIRKEFKDRTILTIAHRLNTIMDSDRIIVLDNGRIAEFDTPANLLKNKESLFYSLSSEGGTIE, encoded by the coding sequence ATGAACTCTCTTGATTTTATTGCGGACTCTGTTCAACATCTGTTTGAACAGACCTCAATGAATATCCTGCCATCTTCGGGTCTGAACTCAGGATCTTTGCAGAATGAATCTCTTCCAGTGACATGTTCTTGGGGATGTTTCGATGAGGAAGGTTGGGGTCCCATGTCACCTTACTCTGACCTTACAACCTGTTTTATCAACGGTGCATTGATCAACTTCTCTTCCCTCTTTCTGGTCTTGGTGGGCGGGTACCAGTTAGTTGCACTGAGAAGGTCTAGGACCACGAATACGAACATTGATTGGACGCTACCCCTGAAGCTAGTCTTGATCAGTTTTCAGATCATCCTCAACGTCAACCTAGCGGCTAATTACTTCTACGAAAGCGTGGACTTCAAGCATGACATCAAGTTTGTCACTCCAGTTTTCAGTTCGGTGGCATTGATCGTGGCTTTGTTTGCTCATTACGTTGAGGTCTTCAAGACAAGTGTCCCCCTGGGCTCCCTGCTATTCTATTGGTTGTTCACTTTTGTATCCGGATGCTTCAACCTGGGAAACCTGATTGTACGCTCCAATTATGCAAACCCCACGTTAGTGACCACCGTTTTCACCATTGTGATAGCCCtgatattgttgattttggagTCTGCATTTCCGATCAGGCCTGCCTCACCTGCTGGTTATGAAATTTTCTATCCCTTGTCTCCCTTCGATACAGCTCACGTATTTTCTCGTATTACTTTCCAATGGATGTCCGGATTGATGAAAAAGGGCCATGAATCCTTTTTGGGCGAAGATGATCTCCCACCCCTTCCTAAGTATCTAACGGCTAAGATGACCTCAGAGAAATTCAATTACAATTGGACACATCAACTCAGGACAAAGAAAGACCAACTCTCTTTAACCTGGGCGCTGGCAAAGTCATTCGGGGCCCCTTTCTTGGTTGGAGGTATTTTCAAGGCATGCCAGGATATTCTTGCATTTACTCAGCCACAGTTGCTGAGAattttgatcaagtttgTAAATGACTACAACGACGGCAATGGTACTGTTCCCTTAACCAAAGGCTTCATGATTGTTATAAGTATGTTTTTGGTCTCTATTGTGCAAACTGGTTGCTTGCATCAGTACTTCCAGAGAGCTTTTGACATGGGaatgaagatcaagacAGCCTTGACTTCCAGTATTTactccaaatctttaacCTTGTCAAACGAAGAGAAAAGCAAATATGCGACCGGTGATATTGTCAATCTCATGTCAGTCGATACTCAACGTCTACAAGACCTTGTACAAAACATTCAGATCATTTGGTCGGGCCCTTTTCAGATAATCCTGtgtttgttttctttgcaCGGTCTGGTGGGCAACTCCATGTGGATGGGAGTTGTTATTATGATTATCATGATACCTTTGAACGGAGCGCTAGCAAAGTATCAAAAGAAGTTACagaagattcaaatgaaaaataaaGACCAGAGAACTCGTATTGTTTCTgagattttgaacaacatcaaGTCTTTAAAACTTTACGGGTGGGAATCTCCTTATAAAGAACGATTGACTTACGttagaaatgaaaaagagttgaagaatttgaagaagatgggAATTTTTCAAGCATTTTCAACGTTCACCTGGAGCTGTGCTCCATTTTTGGTCAGCTGCTCTACTTTTGCGGTGTTCGTGTTGACTAACAAGAACTCCCCACTAACTACAGATATTGTTTTCCCTGCATTGGCTCTGTTCAActtgctttcttttccacTGGCAGTTATTCCAATGGTTATCACTTCAATCGTGGAGGCTCAAGTTGCTATCTCCCGTTTAACTAAATTTCTGACGGGAAGTGAACTTCAAAATGACTCTGTTATACGCCTCCCAAGGTCTAAGAAAGTTGGAGAGACTGTGGTTAGAATAAAGAGTGGTCAGTTTTTATGGTGTAGAGAGCCCTATAAGgttgctttgaaagatgtAAACTTTGCAGCCAGAAAGGGGGAGCTCAGTTGTATTGTTGGCAAAGTTGGTGCTGGTAAATCTAGTTTGATTCGATCAATTCTGGGTGATTTGTACAAGTCAGAGGGAACTGTTATTATTAGAGGTTCAGTTGCCTATGTGTCTCAAGTTCCTTGGATAATGAATGGGTCTATCAAGGAGAATATTTTATTTGGTTGCAAGTACGAGCCTGAATTCTATAAGAAGACACTTGAAGCATGTGCGTTGGATACTGATCTGAGCATTTTAACTGACGGAGATGCTACTCAGGTTGGTGAAAAAGGTATATCTTTGTCAGGCGGGCAAAAGGCTAGACTATCACTGGCCAGAGCTGTTTACGCAAGAGCAGACGTCTACTTAATGGATGATGTTTTGTCTGCTGTCGATGAGCATGTTGGCAAGCACATAACTACGCATGTCCTGGGTCCCAGTGGTCTGTTGAGCAGCAAATGTCGTATTTTGGCAACTAACAACATAAACGTACTCAAACACTCTAGCCACGTTTCTCTGATTCAGGAAGGTTCGATTATTGAAGAGGGAAATTATCAGACCGTTGTCTCTAACTCTTCCTCCAAGTTAAGCGTTTTAATTAAGGAGTTTAGCAAAGCAGCATCTTCGACAGATAATAGTGGCACCAATTCGACTGCTGAAGTCACGCCAGTGCCGTCGCAACTGggaatttcaaaatctgtTTCTGACACAGTTAGTTTGAGGAGAGCTAGTTTAGAATCGTTTTCCAAATCTACATCCAACAATTTAGATGAAGAAAGCAAACAAAAGATAAACAAGGAACATCATGAGCAAGGCCAAGTGAAGTTTAACGTTTACAAAGTTTACGCAAATGCTTGCAACCCAAAGGCTGTTTGCTTCTTGCTGTTCCTCATTATCCTTGCAATGTTTACTAGTGTCCTTGGAAATATTTGGCTGAAGCATTGGTCTGAAGTGAACACTGAGTATGGTGGCAACCCGAACATTGCACTATACTTAGGAATCTACTTTGCTTTGGGAAttgcttcttctcttctctcCCTGCTAAAGACCGCTATGCAGTGGATCTACTGCACAATCTCTGGATCCAAGTATCTCCACAAAACGATGACTGACAGTGTTTTCAGAGCTCCTATGGAGTTTTTTGAGACAACCCCTATTGGTCGTATCTTGAACCGTTTCTCAAGTGATATTTACAAAGTGGATGAGATACTCGGTAGAGTTTTCgaacaatttttcactAATGCCGTCAAAGTATTTTTTACAGTAGCCGTGATTTGCTACTCTACATGGCAGTTTATTTTCATGATTCTACCAATTCTTATGCTGTATGTTTACTACCAGCAATATTATTTGAGAACATCTAGAGAATTGAGAAGACTAGATTCCGTTTCAAGATCTCCAATTTTTGCCcatttccaagaaacaTTGACAGGAACTTCTACCATTAGAGCCTACAACCAATTGGATAGATTCAGATACATGAACCAATCTAAGGTTGATTTTAATATTAGTGCCTATCACCCAGCTATCAGTGCTAACAGATGGTTGGCTGTTCGTTTGGAATTCTTAGGATCAGTTATCATTCTTGGAGCATCCGGTCTTTCTATTTTTACCTTAAAGTCTGGCGGTATTACTGCTGGTATGGTTGGTCTTTCGGTCAGTTATGCTTTGCAAATAACTCAGTCTTTAAATTGGATTGTAAGAATGACCGTTGAAGTTGAAACAAATATTGTGTCTGTGGAGCGTATTATAGAATACTCCACTTTGAAATCAGAGGCTCCAGCTATCATTGAGGACAATAGACCACCCAAAGATTGGccttttgaaggaaagatTGAATTCAAGAACTATTCTACTAGATACAGAGAAGGACTAGACTTGGTTCTGAAAGACATTAATGTTTCCATAAATCCGAAGGAGAAAATTGGAattgttggaagaactgGTGCTGGAAAATCGTCTTTGACGCTTGCCCTTTTTAGAATAATTGAAGCTGCCCAAGGTAGTATTTGGATCGATGGAATTGATACCAGCAAGATTGGTCTGGAAGATTTGAGACATAAGTTATCTATTATTCCCCAAGATTCCCAGGTATTTGCAGGAACTTTGAGAGAAAATCTTGACCCTACGAATCAGTATAGTGATGACGAGATTTGGAAAGCTATAGAGCTGGCACATTTGAAGCCTTTGGTGATATCCATGGCCGAAGGCGATGCTACAGGGTTAGAAGTCCGTCTTGCTGAAGGTGGATCTAATTTATCAGTCGGTCAAAGACAATTGATTTGCCTTGCTCGTGCCCTCTTGATCAAGTCTCACATTTTGGTCCTGGACGAGGCTACTGCTGCCGTTGATGTAGAAACTGATCAAGTTTTGCAAGAAACTATCCGAAAAGAGTTTAAAGACCGAACCATTTTGACCATTGCCCATAGGTTGAACACTATTATGGACAGTGACAGAATCATAGTTCTAGACAATGGTAGAATTGCTGAATTTGATACTCCAGCAAATCTGCTTAAGAACAAAGAATCTCTGTTCTACTCTCTATCTTCGGAAGGAGGGACGATAGAGTAA
- a CDS encoding Major facilitator superfamily, protein MSDNEKKAVQEPDTYSIGSNSTSTALESGHAVNHENIKKKVGAVSKDFAGVTIREDSAEKRPDIPPLGEPLVRNAYKTSFGAFFSRKTKTEPDAIATQPSAFDDPDVADVYYPKPTYQDYHRFDPLARWTWREETKIVKKLDRTILVLVCVLFFSLALDRSNISQANSAGFLTDLGLTTDDFNVGSNLFNAAFIITEIPSQMIGKRIGPDRWVPIQVCAWSIASGAQFWISGKKSFFALRFLTGLLEGGFIPDIMLYLSYFYTRTELPVRVGVFYCANAFSGILGSLIAIGLLKINSFGHYGWQYLFLIEGCITLIIGIAAFFIMVQGPTQTKSKLFPKGWFSEREETIMVNRLLRDDPSKSDMHNRQSVTPKELWKVLGDYDLWPIYALAMVFSIPQIPIKRYLTLTLRALEFTTTEINLLTIPASFLAGIMSIAISLVSEFFNEGLIIGILCQFWLLIMVIIEYTSVEKISPWGQYVLQLFVVGAPVPQPVLIGLCSRNSYSVRTRTISASLFNIVVQLSNIAGAYIYREDDKPLYKRGNRQLIGISLGVVALYVVSKTYYILRNRWKTQKWEKLSEEEKVAYLDRAEKENLGSKRLDFLFES, encoded by the coding sequence ATGTCTGACAACGAAAAGAAAGCGGTTCAAGAACCAGACACTTACTCGATCGGGAGTAATTCCACTTCGACTGCTCTTGAGAGCGGGCACGCCGTGAATCACgaaaatatcaagaagaaagtaGGAGCAGTTTCCAAAGACTTTGCTGGTGTAACTATCCGAGAAGATTCTGCGGAGAAAAGACCAGATATTCCACCTCTGGGTGAACCTTTGGTCAGAAACGCTTACAAAACTAGTTTTGGTGCATTTTTCAGcaggaaaacaaaaactgaaCCCGATGCCATCGCTACACAGCCATCTGCCTTTGATGATCCAGATGTCGCTGATGTTTACTATCCAAAGCCAACCTATCAAGATTATCACAGATTTGACCCTCTCGCTCGTTGGACTTGGAGAGAAGAGACAAAAATTGTTAAGAAACTGGATAGGACCATTCTGGTTCTGGTATGCGTTCTATTCTTCAGTTTGGCTCTGGATCGTTCTAATATCAGTCAGGCTAACTCTGCTGGTTTCTTGACTGATCTTGGGTTGACTACCGATGATTTCAACGTTGGGTCAAATCTGTTCAATGCTGCTTTCATTATCACAGAAATTCCGTCCCAAATGATCGGTAAGAGGATTGGTCCTGATCGTTGGGTCCCCATTCAAGTTTGTGCTTGGAGTATCGCTTCTGGTGCCCAATTTTGGATTTCTGGTAAGAAGAGTTTCTTTGCTTTGAGATTCCTGACTGGTCTCTTGGAAGGTGGTTTCATTCCAGACATTATGCTGTATCTTTCCTATTTTTACACAAGAACTGAACTCCCGGTCCGGGTTGGTGTTTTCTACTGTGCAAATGCTTTCAGTGGTATTCTCGGTTCTTTGATTGCCATTGgtcttttgaaaatcaatTCGTTTGGCCACTATGGATGGCAGTATCTCTTCTTGATTGAAGGTTGTATTACTCTCATTATCGGTATCGCTGCTTTCTTTATCATGGTGCAGGGTCCCACACAGACCAAATCCAAGTTATTCCCTAAGGGATGGTTTTCagagagagaagaaactatAATGGTAAACCGGTTGTTGCGGGATGACCCCTCTAAGAGTGATATGCACAATAGACAGTCTGTTACGCCAAAAGAACTGTGGAAAGTGTTGGGAGACTACGATCTATGGCCTATATACGCATTGGCCATGGTATTTTCCATTCCCCAGATACCGATAAAGAGATACCTTACTCTTACTTTGAGGGCATTAGAGTTCACTACCACTGAGATCAATCTCTTAACAATCCCTGCTTCGTTTCTGGCGGGAATCATGTCAATTGCTATTTCATTAGTCAGTGAGTTCTTCAATGAAGGTTTGATTATCGGTATATTGTGTCAATTCTGGTTGCTTATTATGGTTATCATTGAATACACCTCTGTGGAAAAGATATCTCCCTGGGGACAATATGTGTTGCAACTGTTCGTTGTTGGTGCCCCAGTCCCCCAACCGGTACTAATCGGTCTATGTTCCCGTAACTCATATTCGGTTAGAACTAGAACAATAAGTGCATCATTGTTCAACATTGTGGTTCAATTGTCGAACATTGCTGGTGCTTATATCTACAGGGAAGACGATAAGCCTTTGTACAAGAGAGGTAACAGACAGTTAATTGGTATTTCTTTGGGAGTCGTTGCCCTCTACGTTGTCTCCAAGACATACTACATTCTGAGAAACAGATGGAAGACTCAAAAATGGGAGAAGCTTagtgaagaagagaaagttgCCTACTTGGACAGAGCTGAGAAGGAGAACCTGGGTTCTAAGAGGCTGGACTTTTTGTTCGAGAGTTAA
- a CDS encoding Phosphatidylinositol (PI) phosphatase produces MSEPLILGESGKDYVVYKASSDDTAIRFTVSGLSVEKKSDIKSSTQELRSIAGIVGVLRLSSNTYLVTIDGGSECGTIKGSKVYRMVGFSFWPISHKVQVEDDAKYLELVRGHLKNASLYFSYGYDLTNSMQRQTLNGDSDGLLGPDERFFWNRFLSEPLISLSKEYSQVKSFVLPLIYGYANVISTSINGSPVSFGLITRRSTQRAGTRYFRRGIDSQGHAANFNETEQILIVPEGTKTHYFSFLQTRGSVPVSWAEVNNLRYKPSLFIGTSNLPSTRLHFDEQISEYGTNYLVNLVDQKGYELPVKNAYEGAVNNLGDSSLKYIYFDFHHRCRKMQWHNVKLLLGELAQLGFSTDDYFHAIVDDGKLSVVKKQSSVIRTNCMDCLDRTNVVQSMISRSVLQSQLASSHVVKEIEQWEQDKAFNFEFQNFWADNADAVSLSYSGTGALKTDYTRTGKRTTIGALYDLSNSITRYIKNNYKDGPRQDGYDLFLGNFLPYEAISSPFTDGRPLQVQYAPYVLIVSLSLFALTLFYPRGPLFAWHNLKFLGLCLTFGGLSGLYIVKNGYQYVNWPQLCDLDYLVKQRKGNNYLFEKNPDFGDANVLKKD; encoded by the coding sequence ATGAGTGAACCTTTGATTCTTGGAGAGTCAGGAAAAGATTATGTTGTCTATAAGGCGTCGTCCGATGATACAGCTATTCGATTTACAGTATCCGGGCTTTCTGTGGAGAAAAAATCAGACATTAAAAGCTCCACTCAAGAGTTACGATCTATTGCTGGAATTGTAGGTGTCCTGAGACTCAGCAGCAACACCTATCTGGTAACCATAGACGGAGGAAGTGAATGTGGTACTATCAAGGGATCAAAAGTTTACAGGATGGTTGGTTTCTCCTTTTGGCCAATTTCTCATAAAGTTCAGGTCGAAGATGACGCTAAGTACTTGGAATTGGTAAGAGGTCATCTGAAGAATGCCAGCCTCTACTTCTCCTATGGCTACGATCTGACCAACTCAATGCAACGACAAACTTTGAATGGGGATTCTGATGGTTTGTTGGGCCCTGATGAGCGATTCTTTTGGAACCGTTTCTTAAGTGAACCGCTCATTAGCCTCAGTAAAGAATACAGTCAAGTAAAAAGTTTCGTACTGCCCCTTATTTATGGGTATGCCAATGTTATTTCTACCAGTATTAATGGGAGTCcagtttcttttggttTGATTACCCGAAGATCCACTCAAAGGGCAGGAACCAGATATTTCCGTCGTGGGATTGACTCTCAGGGACATGCCGccaatttcaatgaaaCTGAGCAAATACTGATAGTTCCAGAAGGTACTAAGACTCATTATTTTTCGTTTTTACAAACAAGGGGATCTGTTCCTGTTTCTTGGGCTGAAGTGAACAATTTGAGATACAAACCGAGCTTATTCATCGGCACCTCTAACTTACCGAGTACCCGGTTGCACTTTGATGAACAAATCTCCGAATACGGTACAAATTATTTAGTAAACTTAGTTGACCAAAAGGGTTATGAGTTACCTGTCAAGAATGCTTATGAAGGGGCCGTTAATAATTTGGGGGACTCATCATTAAAGTATATCTATTTTGATTTCCACCACCGATGTCGAAAGATGCAATGGCACAACGTGAAGctccttcttggagaattggCTCAATTGGGTTTTTCTACTGATGATTACTTCCATGCCATTGTAGACGATGGAAAACTAAGTGTGGTAAAAAAGCAATCCTCTGTGATTAGAACCAACTGTATGGATTGTCTAGATAGAACCAACGTGGTACAGTCAATGATCTCCAGAAGTGTTTTACAATCTCAACTAGCTTCAAGCCACgttgtcaaagaaattgaacagTGGGAACAAGATAAAgctttcaattttgaatttcagaACTTCTGGGCGGACAATGCCGATGCCGTCTCCCTTTCTTACTCTGGTACAGGAGCATTGAAAACTGACTACACAAGAACAGGAAAACGAACCACCATTGGAGCTTTGTATGATTTGTCCAACTCTATTACCAGATATATCAAGAATAACTACAAGGATGGACCCCGCCAAGATGGATACGACCTCTTTTTGGGCAACTTTTTACCCTATGAGGCAATTTCTAGTCCATTCACAGATGGCCGACCACTCCAAGTGCAATATGCCCCTTACGTGTTGATTGTCTCTCTTTCATTGTTTGCCCTGACACTATTCTATCCCAGGGGACCACTCTTCGCATGGCACAATCTCAAGTTTTTGGGCCTTTGTTTGACTTTTGGAGGTCTCAGTGGGCTCTATATTGTTAAGAATGGCTACCAGTACGTTAATTGGCCGCAATTATGTGATCTAGACTACTTGGTAAAACAGAGAAAGGGTAACAATTATCTCTTTGAGAAGAATCCTGACTTTGGCGACGCCAAtgtcttgaagaaagattaG
- a CDS encoding WD repeat protein required for ubiquitin-mediated protein degradation has product MSFKLSASLKGHEQDVRAVISPSNETIVSASRDQTVRVWNKAENSENQWNDGIINHRSTGFINSLAYFQDDGLELIISGGKNQLIDLTAPYSTQEEDPVSVLIGHEANVCSLDSKGPLIISGSWDTTAKVWQDGSVLYNLKGHSASVWDVKIIDAVNHEFLTCSADKTVKKWKGDKVIQTFTGHTDVVRALLPLANGFASCSNDATIRIYDYNDPRPTNILTGHESFIYSLGVLPNGDLVSCGEDRSCRIWSDHQCQQVINLPCVSVWDLSVLPNGDIVLAGSDGNIRVFSEDPARQASEEAIAEFEELLANSAISESTMDNINKEKLPSYEALKTPGKEGQTIMVKSPVGVVEAYSFTDGKWVKIGTVVGGSGNDTKKTYQGKEWDYIFDIDVQEGAPPLKLPYNVSENPFTAAARFLADNDLPATYADQIVKFILSNTKGVELGSKDPLEESSINRSSLKIFPIKEYLPVKFSSTEALIKGVTKLNTTQKQGQLTATQIDEIRQALSGGGVNRNVVLTYATQIIQKWDNNSKLVGLDLLGSIIANVPTPPDNLFDLINTGLKVDKAPNTFMLTLRCLNSIFQNRYWGESLLRDETLINELSSYEFDSSYFEKKNVQIELATMLLNFAVLTAKFNELALQGPILRAISSFAKSINDEEARYRLLTAYGTSISAQKVDSAEPTWLDVFEKEYSTNQRFVAVIKEIKLLRS; this is encoded by the coding sequence ATGTCCTTCAAGCTATCTGCATCTTTAAAGGGCCATGAACAGGATGTTCGGGCAGTGATatctccttcaaatgaGACAATTGTGTCCGCATCAAGAGATCAGACTGTTAGAGTGTGGAATAAGGCTGAAAATTCAGAGAACCAATGGAATGACGGGATCATAAACCATCGTTCTACTGGTTTCATCAATAGTTTAGCCTATTTCCAGGACGATGGCCTGGAATTGATTATTTCTGGGGGTAAGAACCAACTGATTGATCTCACTGCTCCTTATAGCactcaagaagaagatccagTATCCGTGTTGATCGGACATGAGGCAAACGTATGTTCTCTCGACTCCAAGGGCCCCTTGATTATTAGTGGGTCCTGGGATACTACAGCTAAAGTCTGGCAAGATGGTTCGGTTTTATATAATTTGAAGGGACATTCTGCCTCTGTTTGGGATGTCAAGATCATTGATGCCGTTAATCATGAATTTCTTACTTGCTCCGCCGATAAGACGGTTAAGAAGTGGAAAGGAGACAAGGTGATCCAAACTTTCACGGGACACACAGATGTTGTCAGAGCATTATTGCCGCTAGCCAATGGATTTGCCAGTTGCTCCAACGATGCTACAATCAGGATCTACGACTACAACGATCCCAGACCAACTAATATACTCACCGGCCACGAAAGTTTTATATACTCTCTAGGAGTTTTACCAAATGGTGATTTAGTGAGTTGTGGGGAGGACAGAAGTTGCCGGATATGGAGTGATCATCAATGTCAACAGGTAATCAATCTACCTTGTGTTTCTGTGTGGGATCTGTCTGTCCTACCTAACGGCGACATTGTACTGGCAGGATCCGACGGTAATATTAGAGTTTTTTCGGAAGATCCTGCAAGGCAGGcttcagaagaagcaattgctgaatttgaagagcttCTAGCCAATTCTGCCATCAGTGAATCCACCATGGACAACATtaacaaagaaaagcttCCGTCATATGAAGCTCTCAAAACGCCAGGGAAAGAAGGCCAAACAATTATGGTGAAAAGTCCTGTTGGAGTGGTAGAGGCTTATAGTTTTACAGATGGTAAGTGGGTGAAAATTGGAACAGTAGTTGGAGGATCAGGCAATGACACTAAGAAAACCTATCAGGGAAAAGAATGGGACTATATCTTCGATATTGATGTTCAGGAAGGAGCCCCACCTTTGAAACTTCCTTACAATGTAAGTGAAAATCCGTTTACTGCAGCTGCGAGGTTTTTGGCTGATAATGATCTACCAGCTACTTATGCTGACCAGATTGTTAAATTCATTCTTAGCAATACCAAAGGTGTGGAGCTGGGATCAAAGGATCCTTTGGAGGAGTCATCAATTAACAGATCTAGTCTCAAGATCTttccaatcaaagaatatTTGCCAGTCAAATTCTCCTCGACTGAAGCATTGATCAAGGGAGTTACAAAGCTGAATACGACTCAGAAGCAAGGGCAACTGACTGCTACACAAATTGACGAGATTAGACAAGCTCTGAGTGGTGGAGGTGTTAACCGGAATGTTGTACTAACCTACGCAACACAAATTATCCAAAAGTGGGATAATAATTCGAAACTGGTTGGTCTGGACTTACTGGGTTCTATCATAGCGAATGTACCTACCCCACCTGACAATCTTTTTGACCTTATCAACACCGGTTTGAAGGTTGACAAGGCCCCTAATACGTTCATGCTAACTTTGAGATGCTTGAACAGCATTTTCCAGAACAGATATTGGGGAGAGTCGTTATTAAGAGATGAGACTCTTATCAATGAGTTGTCATCGTATGAGTTCGATAGCTCTTACTTCGAGAAGAAGAACGTTCAGATCGAATTGGCTACCATGCTATTGAATTTTGCTGTTTTAACGGCGAAGTTTAATGAACTTGCTTTACAGGGACCAATATTACGGGCTATATCCTCTTTTGCCAAGTCAATTAACGACGAAGAGGCCAGATACAGGTTATTGACAGCTTATGGAACAAGTATTTCTGCACAGAAGGTTGATTCGGCGGAGCCTACTTGGCTGGATgtatttgaaaaagagtatTCCACGAATCAGAGGTTCGTCGCTGTCATCAAAGAGATAAAACTGTTACGGTCGTAG
- a CDS encoding GTP-binding protein YPT10 yields the protein MARPSVQNKRSSQSLFTPIASKEADLKIVLLGESAVGKSSLVTRFASNAFDADKESTIGAAFIVKKYYVTDPETNEVKLINFQIWDTAGQERYQSLAPMYYRNASVAIIVFDLTDISSLTKAEFWIAELEAYNREEHKIQILLVGNKSDLSKNENDNQISETVERLKVPYFKTSAKEGTGVDELFKYIVDSIDDGIFVESRETLDLDQKSKKSSCC from the coding sequence ATGGCTAGACCGTCTGTGCAAAATAAAAGGTCCTCACAGTCCCTTTTCACTCCCATTGCAAGCAAGGAGGCCGATCTCAAGATAGTATTGCTTGGCGAATCTGCGGTCGGTAAATCTTCCCTGGTTACACGATTTGCATCAAACGCTTTTGATGCAGATAAAGAAAGCACTATAGGTGCTGCCTTTATTGTCAAGAAATACTATGTAACTGATCCAGAAACAAACGAGGTGAAGCTAATTAATTTCCAGATTTGGGACACCGCCGGTCAAGAGCGTTACCAATCCCTGGCTCCAATGTACTATAGAAATGCTTCTGTTGCCATAATAGTATTTGACCTCACAGATATATCCAGCTTGACGAAGGCAGAGTTCTGGATAGCCGAATTAGAGGCATACAACAGAGAAGAACATAAGATACAGATTCTACTAGTGGGCAATAAGTCAGATTTATCCAAGAATGAGAATGACAATCAAATATCGGAAACGGTTGAAAGGTTGAAGGTACCATATTTTAAGACAAGTGCAAAAGAAGGTACAGGAGTCGACGAATTATTCAAATACATTGTAGATAGCATAGATGACGGTATTTTTGTCGAGTCTCGGGAGactttggatttggatCAGAAAAGCAAAAAGTCTAGTTGCTGTTAA